One segment of Anatilimnocola aggregata DNA contains the following:
- a CDS encoding prolyl oligopeptidase family serine peptidase, with protein MKNFVLVICLALTALTTASRQTASAQTADWPPNKEKETEFGGRKLDTYQHGVQKEWGYSALQRDTFLVLHPKQARTNAPLYVVLHSAGHDVHSCLKCTATVGNHDIYHAPEEFFALYLDCRANKGDWWWGSEKNKGPEVSPPEKRVMDSVKWVIQQYGIDANRVYLCGNSMGGSGTLGIGMRHGDVFAAIKANVPARVEHVSSRMYFPPQSVPADVALPDPPIVVDYSAPNDSWSKDHDLFAKAMNERKYPLYFYWGPFGHANNHEKIMQVNDLINSFDWLSVKKNEAYPVFTSASTNDALPWPNQLADKKAGQVNAFFRWKNVSDTPEGAELSLFLTKPSEFKTSFAIPTEATADVTLRRLQMLRVAPGQNVKWKFGSASGEAKADAAGLVTIPQLKITAEPVNLNIALAK; from the coding sequence ATGAAGAACTTCGTGCTCGTAATCTGCCTGGCTCTAACCGCGCTGACAACAGCGTCTCGTCAAACTGCGTCTGCTCAAACGGCAGACTGGCCACCAAACAAGGAAAAAGAAACGGAATTTGGCGGACGGAAGTTGGACACCTATCAGCATGGGGTTCAAAAAGAGTGGGGCTACTCGGCACTCCAGCGCGATACGTTTCTGGTGCTGCATCCCAAGCAGGCGCGGACGAATGCTCCGTTGTACGTTGTGCTGCATTCGGCCGGGCACGATGTTCACTCGTGCCTGAAGTGTACGGCCACCGTTGGCAACCACGACATCTATCATGCACCCGAAGAGTTCTTTGCGCTCTACCTCGATTGCCGCGCTAACAAGGGAGATTGGTGGTGGGGAAGCGAAAAAAATAAAGGGCCGGAAGTGAGTCCGCCGGAGAAACGAGTGATGGATTCGGTGAAGTGGGTGATTCAGCAGTATGGAATCGATGCGAACCGGGTCTATCTGTGTGGCAACTCGATGGGTGGCAGCGGGACGTTGGGGATTGGCATGCGGCACGGCGATGTATTCGCAGCCATCAAGGCCAATGTGCCAGCACGGGTCGAGCATGTCTCCAGCCGCATGTACTTTCCGCCGCAATCGGTCCCAGCTGACGTGGCTCTTCCCGACCCACCGATTGTGGTTGACTATTCTGCGCCAAACGATTCCTGGTCCAAGGATCACGATCTCTTTGCCAAGGCGATGAACGAGCGGAAGTATCCTCTCTACTTTTACTGGGGTCCGTTCGGCCACGCCAACAACCACGAGAAGATCATGCAGGTCAACGACCTGATTAATTCGTTCGATTGGCTGAGCGTGAAGAAGAACGAGGCCTACCCGGTGTTTACCAGTGCCTCGACCAACGACGCGTTGCCGTGGCCCAATCAACTGGCCGACAAGAAAGCTGGGCAGGTGAACGCGTTCTTTCGCTGGAAGAACGTGAGCGACACGCCGGAGGGTGCCGAACTGTCGCTGTTTCTTACGAAGCCCTCGGAGTTCAAGACTTCATTTGCGATTCCCACGGAAGCGACTGCGGACGTCACTTTGCGCAGGCTACAAATGCTGCGGGTTGCGCCAGGGCAGAACGTCAAATGGAAATTCGGTTCCGCCAGCGGAGAGGCAAAGGCCGATGCTGCGGGGTTGGTGACCATTCCGCAGTTGAAGATCACTGCGGAGCCGGTGAACTTGAACATTGCACTGGCGAAGTAA
- a CDS encoding sulfatase-like hydrolase/transferase, with amino-acid sequence MRLHHKFVAAISVIALFCTAVVPLVAAEGASSRRAPNVVLIIADDLGWADVGFHGGNAPTPQLDRLAREGLELTQHYVAPVCSPTRTGLLTGRCWSRFGVTSPQNAQALPWDTVTLPKALQEVGYDTCLSGKWHLGSLPEQGPNHFGFAHSYGSLAGGVSPWNHRYKQGPFTITWHRNEKLIEEQGHVTDLIAAEAIEWLNSRGDKPFFLYVPFTAVHLPVKEPEDWVKRVPEAIQGDVPRHYAASVMHLDDAVGKIVAALEKNKQRENTLVVFTSDNGGSTAQNNDLKYPDDNCPTGKLPGNNRPWRGQKGELYEGGTRVPTIAHWPARIKAGKNHTPVQIIDWMPTICGLASYRAKTDLKWDGVDLSGLLGEGKELAERPLYAVAPGWRSRSLRLGPWKLIVHGTGDARKVELYDLSADPAEAKNLADEQPAKVALLLAKLDEVAARDRDAMVSK; translated from the coding sequence ATGCGCTTACACCACAAATTTGTTGCAGCGATCTCTGTCATCGCCCTGTTCTGCACCGCAGTCGTTCCGTTAGTTGCCGCTGAAGGTGCGAGTTCCAGGCGTGCGCCGAATGTGGTCTTGATCATCGCGGATGATCTCGGTTGGGCTGATGTTGGTTTTCATGGTGGCAATGCGCCGACGCCGCAACTCGATCGCTTGGCGCGCGAAGGGTTGGAACTGACGCAACACTATGTCGCGCCGGTCTGCAGTCCGACTCGCACAGGACTACTAACGGGTCGCTGCTGGAGCCGCTTTGGGGTTACCAGTCCCCAGAATGCTCAGGCACTTCCCTGGGACACGGTCACGTTGCCCAAAGCATTGCAAGAGGTGGGTTACGACACTTGCCTAAGCGGCAAGTGGCATTTGGGTTCGTTGCCGGAACAAGGGCCGAATCACTTCGGCTTTGCTCATTCCTATGGATCGCTGGCCGGCGGTGTGAGCCCGTGGAATCACCGCTATAAACAGGGGCCCTTCACGATTACCTGGCATCGCAATGAAAAGTTGATCGAAGAGCAGGGTCACGTGACCGACCTCATTGCTGCGGAAGCGATTGAGTGGTTGAATTCGCGCGGGGACAAGCCATTCTTTTTGTATGTCCCTTTCACGGCCGTTCATCTGCCCGTCAAGGAGCCCGAGGACTGGGTGAAGCGAGTGCCCGAGGCGATTCAAGGCGATGTGCCGCGGCATTATGCGGCCAGCGTGATGCACCTCGATGATGCGGTGGGAAAGATCGTCGCCGCGCTCGAAAAGAACAAGCAGCGAGAAAACACGCTGGTCGTGTTCACGAGCGACAACGGCGGCAGCACGGCCCAAAACAACGACCTGAAGTATCCCGATGACAATTGCCCGACAGGTAAATTGCCGGGGAACAATCGTCCCTGGCGCGGCCAGAAAGGGGAGTTGTACGAAGGTGGCACGCGGGTGCCGACCATCGCCCATTGGCCTGCCCGCATCAAGGCAGGGAAGAATCATACGCCCGTGCAAATCATTGACTGGATGCCGACTATTTGTGGACTAGCCAGCTATCGCGCGAAAACCGATTTGAAGTGGGATGGCGTCGATCTTTCGGGCCTGCTGGGCGAGGGGAAAGAACTTGCGGAGCGGCCGCTCTATGCCGTCGCGCCCGGCTGGCGATCCCGTTCGTTGCGACTTGGCCCGTGGAAATTGATTGTGCATGGGACGGGCGATGCGCGCAAGGTCGAACTGTATGATCTGTCTGCCGATCCGGCGGAAGCGAAGAATCTGGCCGATGAGCAGCCGGCAAAAGTCGCTCTGTTACTCGCAAAGCTCGACGAAGTTGCCGCCCGTGATCGGGATGCGATGGTTTCGAAGTAA
- a CDS encoding DUF6966 domain-containing protein, giving the protein MLHHPDSTTYEQTLVATEQFLRQIGETHWADWLREDINAWQTQRDVSHHRRAYGGMGSFNDVVISDTNEHHVTAEQVPWASCLFEWLRALLFQLSMSPCAIPKADELRKVVGRHNSSWAVFLGGGRPAESSQGLTDTEVKISGFRCLACGYAEITSRDIDTAIANAIVPILLFEACERSTLLDAIKRVLALELPDLEDRRNRLITAAQASNVQIASRETWMRPCPNCRADDSAIYRWTYVDGSPPKLSPTLDNSRLRASASPDQQQHYKLQRWTSAARFFTGIRNWFYRRFDIL; this is encoded by the coding sequence ATGCTTCATCATCCTGATTCCACTACCTACGAACAAACATTGGTGGCGACGGAACAATTTCTCCGACAAATCGGAGAAACGCACTGGGCAGACTGGCTGCGCGAAGATATCAATGCGTGGCAAACTCAGCGCGACGTTTCCCATCATCGTCGGGCGTATGGCGGCATGGGTTCCTTCAATGACGTTGTGATAAGTGATACGAACGAACATCATGTCACGGCTGAACAGGTGCCATGGGCCAGCTGTTTATTTGAATGGCTCAGGGCACTGCTGTTTCAACTGTCGATGAGTCCTTGCGCCATCCCGAAGGCCGACGAGTTGCGGAAAGTCGTCGGTCGTCACAATTCCTCATGGGCTGTATTCTTAGGTGGCGGAAGGCCAGCTGAAAGTTCGCAGGGGCTCACGGATACCGAAGTCAAGATAAGCGGGTTTCGTTGCTTGGCTTGCGGTTATGCTGAAATAACATCGCGTGACATTGATACTGCCATTGCCAATGCAATCGTACCAATTCTTTTGTTTGAAGCGTGCGAGCGAAGTACGCTTTTGGATGCGATCAAACGCGTGCTCGCGTTGGAACTGCCGGATCTAGAAGATCGGCGAAATCGTCTTATCACCGCGGCTCAGGCCAGCAACGTACAAATTGCTAGCCGCGAAACATGGATGCGCCCGTGTCCGAACTGCAGGGCCGATGATTCGGCTATCTATAGATGGACATACGTCGATGGTAGTCCCCCGAAACTTAGCCCAACCTTGGACAATAGTCGACTTCGTGCGTCTGCATCGCCAGACCAACAACAGCATTACAAACTTCAACGGTGGACTTCGGCTGCGCGATTTTTTACCGGCATCCGAAACTGGTTTTACCGAAGATTCGATATTCTCTAG